In one Bufo gargarizans isolate SCDJY-AF-19 chromosome 11, ASM1485885v1, whole genome shotgun sequence genomic region, the following are encoded:
- the LOC122922075 gene encoding NMDA receptor synaptonuclear signaling and neuronal migration factor-like isoform X4 yields the protein MGTAVSKKKALRNDTISHVAAKVRAARAFGEYLSQTHPDSQNGSDHLLVQEDSPEMLQASQNKRRLSAISDSKLERSFSEERGEKLTSDGPKPHVYTISGERPMLSDHESDSMELVVMKTEQGERHHHHHSHHHHHPLQNSGSAHNITRPSKSWSGSRQNSKECPNCAKLTVPAQHSFDLEQHQSNESGWRKKKLERMYSIDRVSDEVPTRTWFPKENLFTFQTATTTMQAISAFRGYAERKRRKRENDSAAVIQRNFRKHLRMVGSRRMKAQTFADRRERSFSRSWSDPTPIKADSIHDSRESHDLQNSCTALDEECEDLNWESEREMEVLSCEGEDFIPPKIMLISSKVPKAEYIPTIIRRDDPSIIPILYDHEHATFDDILEEVEKKLNVYRKGCKIWEMLIFCQGGPGYLYLLKNKVATFAKVEKEEDLILFWKRLSKLMSKINPEPNVIHIMGCYVLGNPNGEKLFQNLKNLMSPHQIEFKSPLELSAQGKQLIERYFDFRLYRLWKTRQHSKLLDYDDIL from the exons AGCAGCAAGGGCCTTTGGAGAATACTTGTCACAGACTCATCCGGACAGCCAGAACGGCTCAG ACCACCTCCTTGTCCAAGAAGATTCACCAGAAATGCTCCAAGCCTCTCAGAACAAGCGTCGTCTCTCTGCTATCTCTGACAGCAAGTTGGAACGAAGCTTCTCTGAGGAACGCGGGGAGAAGTTGACCAGTGACGGACCAAAGCCTCATGTGTACACAATCTCCGGAGAGAGGCCGATGTTGTCCGACCACGAGAGTGACAGCATGGAGCTGGTGGTGATGAAGACCGAGCAGGGCGAAAGACATCACCACCATCactcccatcatcatcatcatcccctGCAAAACTCAGGCAGTGCTCACAACATCACAAGGCCTTCTAAAAGTTGGTCAGGGAGCCGACAGAACTCCAAAGAGTGCCCGAATTGTGCCAAACTCACTGTGCCAGCACAGCACTCATTTGATCTAGAGCAACATCAATCCAACGAGTCTGGATGGCGCAAGAAAAAGCTGGAACGTATGTACAGCATCGATAGAGTATCTG atgAAGTTCCTACCCGGACCTGGTTCCCCAAGGAAAATCTCTTCACCTTTCAGACTGCCACCACAACTATGCAAGC TATCTC GGCCTTCCGGGGCTATGCCGAGAGGAAAAGACGGAAGCGAGAAAATGACTCTGCAGCTGTTATACAGAG GAATTTCCGCAAACACTTACGGATGGTGGGAAGCCGGAGGATGAAAGCTCAGA CCTTCGCTGACCGAAGAGAAAGAAGCTTCAGCAGGTCCTGGAGCGACCCCACCCCAATAAAAGCCGACTCCATTCACGACTCCAGAGAAA GCCATGATTTGCAGAATTCCTGCACCGCTCTGGATGAAGAATGTGAGGACCTGAACTGGGAGTCAGAAAGAGAAATGGAAGTTCTGTCCTGTGAAGGAGAAGATTTTATTCCACCCAAGATCATG CTAATATCATCCAAAGTTCCTAAAGCAGAATATATTCCGACCATAATCCGGAGAGATGACCCCTCCATCATCCCCATTCTCTAT GATCACGAACATGCTACATTTGATGACATTTTAG aggAAGTTGAGAAAAAGCTGAATGTATATAGGAAGGGCTGCAAGATCTGGGAAATGCTTATATTCTGCCAG GGAGGACCCGGCTACCTCTACCTTTTGAAGAATAAGGTCGCTACTTTTGCcaaagtggagaaggaggaggatctTATTCT ATTTTGGAAAAGACTGAGTAAACTGATGAGCAAAATTAATCCAGAACCCAATGTGATACACATTATGGGGTGCTACGTGCTGGGGAACCCCAATGGAGAGAAG CTTTTCCAGAATTTGAAGAACCTAATGAGTCCGCACCAGATCGAATTCAAGTCCCCCCTTGAGTTATCAGCACAAG GAAAGCAATTGATCGAAAGATATTTCGATTTCCGATTATATCGTCTCTGGAAGACTCGCCAACACTCCAAGCTGCTGGATTACGACGACATTTTATGA
- the LOC122922075 gene encoding NMDA receptor synaptonuclear signaling and neuronal migration factor-like isoform X3: protein MLQASQNKRRLSAISDSKLERSFSEERGEKLTSDGPKPHVYTISGERPMLSDHESDSMELVVMKTEQGERHHHHHSHHHHHPLQNSGSAHNITRPSKSWSGSRQNSKECPNCAKLTVPAQHSFDLEQHQSNESGWRKKKLERMYSIDRVSDEVPTRTWFPKENLFTFQTATTTMQAISNFRKHLRMVGSRRMKAQTFADRRERSFSRSWSDPTPIKADSIHDSRESHDLQNSCTALDEECEDLNWESEREMEVLSCEGEDFIPPKIMLISSKVPKAEYIPTIIRRDDPSIIPILYDHEHATFDDILEEVEKKLNVYRKGCKIWEMLIFCQGGPGYLYLLKNKVATFAKVEKEEDLILFWKRLSKLMSKINPEPNVIHIMGCYVLGNPNGEKLFQNLKNLMSPHQIEFKSPLELSAQGKQLIERYFDFRLYRLWKTRQHSKLLDYDDIL from the exons ATGCTCCAAGCCTCTCAGAACAAGCGTCGTCTCTCTGCTATCTCTGACAGCAAGTTGGAACGAAGCTTCTCTGAGGAACGCGGGGAGAAGTTGACCAGTGACGGACCAAAGCCTCATGTGTACACAATCTCCGGAGAGAGGCCGATGTTGTCCGACCACGAGAGTGACAGCATGGAGCTGGTGGTGATGAAGACCGAGCAGGGCGAAAGACATCACCACCATCactcccatcatcatcatcatcccctGCAAAACTCAGGCAGTGCTCACAACATCACAAGGCCTTCTAAAAGTTGGTCAGGGAGCCGACAGAACTCCAAAGAGTGCCCGAATTGTGCCAAACTCACTGTGCCAGCACAGCACTCATTTGATCTAGAGCAACATCAATCCAACGAGTCTGGATGGCGCAAGAAAAAGCTGGAACGTATGTACAGCATCGATAGAGTATCTG atgAAGTTCCTACCCGGACCTGGTTCCCCAAGGAAAATCTCTTCACCTTTCAGACTGCCACCACAACTATGCAAGC TATCTC GAATTTCCGCAAACACTTACGGATGGTGGGAAGCCGGAGGATGAAAGCTCAGA CCTTCGCTGACCGAAGAGAAAGAAGCTTCAGCAGGTCCTGGAGCGACCCCACCCCAATAAAAGCCGACTCCATTCACGACTCCAGAGAAA GCCATGATTTGCAGAATTCCTGCACCGCTCTGGATGAAGAATGTGAGGACCTGAACTGGGAGTCAGAAAGAGAAATGGAAGTTCTGTCCTGTGAAGGAGAAGATTTTATTCCACCCAAGATCATG CTAATATCATCCAAAGTTCCTAAAGCAGAATATATTCCGACCATAATCCGGAGAGATGACCCCTCCATCATCCCCATTCTCTAT GATCACGAACATGCTACATTTGATGACATTTTAG aggAAGTTGAGAAAAAGCTGAATGTATATAGGAAGGGCTGCAAGATCTGGGAAATGCTTATATTCTGCCAG GGAGGACCCGGCTACCTCTACCTTTTGAAGAATAAGGTCGCTACTTTTGCcaaagtggagaaggaggaggatctTATTCT ATTTTGGAAAAGACTGAGTAAACTGATGAGCAAAATTAATCCAGAACCCAATGTGATACACATTATGGGGTGCTACGTGCTGGGGAACCCCAATGGAGAGAAG CTTTTCCAGAATTTGAAGAACCTAATGAGTCCGCACCAGATCGAATTCAAGTCCCCCCTTGAGTTATCAGCACAAG GAAAGCAATTGATCGAAAGATATTTCGATTTCCGATTATATCGTCTCTGGAAGACTCGCCAACACTCCAAGCTGCTGGATTACGACGACATTTTATGA
- the LOC122922075 gene encoding NMDA receptor synaptonuclear signaling and neuronal migration factor-like isoform X1, whose amino-acid sequence MGTAVSKKKALRNDTISHVAAKVRAARAFGEYLSQTHPDSQNGSDHLLVQEDSPEMLQASQNKRRLSAISDSKLERSFSEERGEKLTSDGPKPHVYTISGERPMLSDHESDSMELVVMKTEQGERHHHHHSHHHHHPLQNSGSAHNITRPSKSWSGSRQNSKECPNCAKLTVPAQHSFDLEQHQSNESGWRKKKLERMYSIDRVSDEVPTRTWFPKENLFTFQTATTTMQAISNFRKHLRMVGSRRMKAQTFADRRERSFSRSWSDPTPIKADSIHDSRESHDLQNSCTALDEECEDLNWESEREMEVLSCEGEDFIPPKIMLISSKVPKAEYIPTIIRRDDPSIIPILYDHEHATFDDILEEVEKKLNVYRKGCKIWEMLIFCQGGPGYLYLLKNKVATFAKVEKEEDLILFWKRLSKLMSKINPEPNVIHIMGCYVLGNPNGEKLFQNLKNLMSPHQIEFKSPLELSAQGKQLIERYFDFRLYRLWKTRQHSKLLDYDDIL is encoded by the exons AGCAGCAAGGGCCTTTGGAGAATACTTGTCACAGACTCATCCGGACAGCCAGAACGGCTCAG ACCACCTCCTTGTCCAAGAAGATTCACCAGAAATGCTCCAAGCCTCTCAGAACAAGCGTCGTCTCTCTGCTATCTCTGACAGCAAGTTGGAACGAAGCTTCTCTGAGGAACGCGGGGAGAAGTTGACCAGTGACGGACCAAAGCCTCATGTGTACACAATCTCCGGAGAGAGGCCGATGTTGTCCGACCACGAGAGTGACAGCATGGAGCTGGTGGTGATGAAGACCGAGCAGGGCGAAAGACATCACCACCATCactcccatcatcatcatcatcccctGCAAAACTCAGGCAGTGCTCACAACATCACAAGGCCTTCTAAAAGTTGGTCAGGGAGCCGACAGAACTCCAAAGAGTGCCCGAATTGTGCCAAACTCACTGTGCCAGCACAGCACTCATTTGATCTAGAGCAACATCAATCCAACGAGTCTGGATGGCGCAAGAAAAAGCTGGAACGTATGTACAGCATCGATAGAGTATCTG atgAAGTTCCTACCCGGACCTGGTTCCCCAAGGAAAATCTCTTCACCTTTCAGACTGCCACCACAACTATGCAAGC TATCTC GAATTTCCGCAAACACTTACGGATGGTGGGAAGCCGGAGGATGAAAGCTCAGA CCTTCGCTGACCGAAGAGAAAGAAGCTTCAGCAGGTCCTGGAGCGACCCCACCCCAATAAAAGCCGACTCCATTCACGACTCCAGAGAAA GCCATGATTTGCAGAATTCCTGCACCGCTCTGGATGAAGAATGTGAGGACCTGAACTGGGAGTCAGAAAGAGAAATGGAAGTTCTGTCCTGTGAAGGAGAAGATTTTATTCCACCCAAGATCATG CTAATATCATCCAAAGTTCCTAAAGCAGAATATATTCCGACCATAATCCGGAGAGATGACCCCTCCATCATCCCCATTCTCTAT GATCACGAACATGCTACATTTGATGACATTTTAG aggAAGTTGAGAAAAAGCTGAATGTATATAGGAAGGGCTGCAAGATCTGGGAAATGCTTATATTCTGCCAG GGAGGACCCGGCTACCTCTACCTTTTGAAGAATAAGGTCGCTACTTTTGCcaaagtggagaaggaggaggatctTATTCT ATTTTGGAAAAGACTGAGTAAACTGATGAGCAAAATTAATCCAGAACCCAATGTGATACACATTATGGGGTGCTACGTGCTGGGGAACCCCAATGGAGAGAAG CTTTTCCAGAATTTGAAGAACCTAATGAGTCCGCACCAGATCGAATTCAAGTCCCCCCTTGAGTTATCAGCACAAG GAAAGCAATTGATCGAAAGATATTTCGATTTCCGATTATATCGTCTCTGGAAGACTCGCCAACACTCCAAGCTGCTGGATTACGACGACATTTTATGA
- the LOC122922075 gene encoding NMDA receptor synaptonuclear signaling and neuronal migration factor-like isoform X2: MGTAVSKKKALRNDTISHVAAKVRAARAFGEYLSQTHPDSQNGSDHLLVQEDSPEMLQASQNKRRLSAISDSKLERSFSEERGEKLTSDGPKPHVYTISGERPMLSDHESDSMELVVMKTEQGERHHHHHSHHHHHPLQNSGSAHNITRPSKSWSGSRQNSKECPNCAKLTVPAQHSFDLEQHQSNESGWRKKKLERMYSIDRVSDEVPTRTWFPKENLFTFQTATTTMQANFRKHLRMVGSRRMKAQTFADRRERSFSRSWSDPTPIKADSIHDSRESHDLQNSCTALDEECEDLNWESEREMEVLSCEGEDFIPPKIMLISSKVPKAEYIPTIIRRDDPSIIPILYDHEHATFDDILEEVEKKLNVYRKGCKIWEMLIFCQGGPGYLYLLKNKVATFAKVEKEEDLILFWKRLSKLMSKINPEPNVIHIMGCYVLGNPNGEKLFQNLKNLMSPHQIEFKSPLELSAQGKQLIERYFDFRLYRLWKTRQHSKLLDYDDIL; this comes from the exons AGCAGCAAGGGCCTTTGGAGAATACTTGTCACAGACTCATCCGGACAGCCAGAACGGCTCAG ACCACCTCCTTGTCCAAGAAGATTCACCAGAAATGCTCCAAGCCTCTCAGAACAAGCGTCGTCTCTCTGCTATCTCTGACAGCAAGTTGGAACGAAGCTTCTCTGAGGAACGCGGGGAGAAGTTGACCAGTGACGGACCAAAGCCTCATGTGTACACAATCTCCGGAGAGAGGCCGATGTTGTCCGACCACGAGAGTGACAGCATGGAGCTGGTGGTGATGAAGACCGAGCAGGGCGAAAGACATCACCACCATCactcccatcatcatcatcatcccctGCAAAACTCAGGCAGTGCTCACAACATCACAAGGCCTTCTAAAAGTTGGTCAGGGAGCCGACAGAACTCCAAAGAGTGCCCGAATTGTGCCAAACTCACTGTGCCAGCACAGCACTCATTTGATCTAGAGCAACATCAATCCAACGAGTCTGGATGGCGCAAGAAAAAGCTGGAACGTATGTACAGCATCGATAGAGTATCTG atgAAGTTCCTACCCGGACCTGGTTCCCCAAGGAAAATCTCTTCACCTTTCAGACTGCCACCACAACTATGCAAGC GAATTTCCGCAAACACTTACGGATGGTGGGAAGCCGGAGGATGAAAGCTCAGA CCTTCGCTGACCGAAGAGAAAGAAGCTTCAGCAGGTCCTGGAGCGACCCCACCCCAATAAAAGCCGACTCCATTCACGACTCCAGAGAAA GCCATGATTTGCAGAATTCCTGCACCGCTCTGGATGAAGAATGTGAGGACCTGAACTGGGAGTCAGAAAGAGAAATGGAAGTTCTGTCCTGTGAAGGAGAAGATTTTATTCCACCCAAGATCATG CTAATATCATCCAAAGTTCCTAAAGCAGAATATATTCCGACCATAATCCGGAGAGATGACCCCTCCATCATCCCCATTCTCTAT GATCACGAACATGCTACATTTGATGACATTTTAG aggAAGTTGAGAAAAAGCTGAATGTATATAGGAAGGGCTGCAAGATCTGGGAAATGCTTATATTCTGCCAG GGAGGACCCGGCTACCTCTACCTTTTGAAGAATAAGGTCGCTACTTTTGCcaaagtggagaaggaggaggatctTATTCT ATTTTGGAAAAGACTGAGTAAACTGATGAGCAAAATTAATCCAGAACCCAATGTGATACACATTATGGGGTGCTACGTGCTGGGGAACCCCAATGGAGAGAAG CTTTTCCAGAATTTGAAGAACCTAATGAGTCCGCACCAGATCGAATTCAAGTCCCCCCTTGAGTTATCAGCACAAG GAAAGCAATTGATCGAAAGATATTTCGATTTCCGATTATATCGTCTCTGGAAGACTCGCCAACACTCCAAGCTGCTGGATTACGACGACATTTTATGA